DNA sequence from the Rhodanobacteraceae bacterium genome:
GGCACCGCCGGAGCAGACCCTCAACAACATCCAGATGGAGGTCGAGCTCGGCTTCGATCCCAAGCTGGCGTGGAAGGAAGCCCAGCGCTGCCTCAACTGCGACGTCCAGACCGTGTTCACGCTGAACAAGTGCATCGAGTGCGACGCCTGCGTCGACATCTGCCCGATGGACTGCATCAGCTTCACCGCCAACGGTGAGGGAGCCGATTTGCGCCAGCGCCTGACCGCGCCGGCGCTGAACCTGACCCAGGACCTGTACGTCGCCGACGGCCTCAAGACCGGCCGCGCGATGGTCAAGGACGAAGACCTCTGCCTGCACTGCGGCCTGTGCGCCGAGCGCTGCCCCACCGGCGCCTGGGACATGCAGAAATTCTTCCTCGAAATGATCCACGCGGGGCCGGGGTGCAGGTCCGCGGAACCCCTGAGGTCCGCGGCGTGAGCGCAGAGTTTTTGTCCGCAAAGGACGCAAAGGACGCAAAGAAGAGCGGAACCGGAATTGCGCCTGGCGGATGGCTGCGGACCTCGGCTGGCGACCGCTCGCGTGTGCCGAAATTCATCTGTTCTCTCGCTTCTCTTTGCGTCCTTTGCGTCCTTTGCGGACAAAAAGGCCTTTCCCGACAGAGCCCCGCATGCTGACCGCCACCAACGACTTCGTCATCAAGTTCGCCAACGTCAACGGCTCGGGCTCGGCGTCGGCGAACGAGCTGTTCGCCAAGGCGATCCTGCGCATGGGCGTGCCGGTGAGTCCGCGCAACATCTTCCCGTCGAACATCCAGGGCCTGCCGACCTGGTACGAGGTGCGGGTCTCAGAGGCCGGCCATCTCGGGCGGCGCGGCGGCGTCGACCTGATGGTCGCCATGAACCCGCAGACCTGGGCCACGGACGTGGCCGAGGTGGACTCGGGCGGTTACCTGTTCTACGACAGCACCAAGCCGATGCCGCCATCGGCCTTCCGCGAGGACATCAATGTCATCGGGATGCCGCTGACGCTGCTGACGGTCAAGCACTACGACGACCCGCGCCAGCGCCAGCTGCTGAAGAACGTGCTCTACCTCGGCGGGCTCTCGTACCTGATCGGCATCGAGCCGGAGGTGGTCGAGAAGCTGCTCGGCGAGCAGTACCAGGGCAAGCCGCAGCTGGCGCAACCGAACATCGACGCCTTCCGCCTCGGCCGCCAGTGGGCAGCCGACAACCTGAAGCCGATCGGCCTGCAGGTCAGGCGCGCGGACAACGTGGGCGACCGCATCTTCGTTGACGGCAATACCGCTGCGGGCCTGGGCTGCGTGTACGGCGGCGCGACCGTGTGCGCCTGGTACCCGATCACCCCGTCGACCTCGGTCGCCGAAGCCTTCGAAAAATACGCACGCAAGTTCCGCACGACGCCCGAGGGCCAGAAGAAGTACGCCATCGTGCAGGCCGAGGACGAGATCGCCTCGATCGGCATGGTGGTCGGCGCCGGCTGGAACGGCGCGCGCGCCTTCACCGCCACCATCGGGCCCGGGCGTGTCGCTGATGACCGAGTTCATCGGCCTGGCGCACTTCGCCGAAATCCCGGCGACGATCATCAACGTGCAGCGCGGCGGCCCGTCGACCGGCATGCCGACGCGCACCCAGCAGGCCGACATCCTTGCCTGCGCCTGGGCCTCGCACGGCGATACCAAGCATGTACTGCTGTTCCCCGAGGATCCGCACGAGGCCTTCGAATTCTCGGCCACCGCGCTCGACCTCGCCGACCGCCTGCAGACCGTGGTGTTCGTCATGCTCGACCTCGACATCGGCATGAACCAACGGCTGTGCAAGCCCTTCGAGTGGGACGATGCGCGCGTGCACGACCGCGGCAAGGTGCTGGGCTACGACGAGCTGGAAGCCGGCAGGGCCTTCGGCCGTTACCGCGACGTGGATGGCGACGGCATCCCCTTCCGCACCTGGCCCGGCACCCATCCGCAGCGCGGCGCCTTCTTCACCCGCGGCACCACCAAGAATGTCGACGCCGGCTATTCCGAGCGCGGCCCGGACTACCTCGACAACATGCACCGGCTGGTGCGCAAGTTCGTCACCGCGCGCGGCCTGGTACCGCAGCCTGCGCTCACCCCGGCCACACGCCCGACGCGCATCGGCGTGCTCTATTACGGTTCCACCAGCCCGGCCATGCATGAGGCCGGCGAGCGCTTCGCCGCCGAGGGAATCGCGGTCGACCTGATGCGCATCCGCGCCTACCCCTTCCCGGAATCCGTGCGCGACTTCGTGCTCGCCCACGATCAGTGCTTCCTGGTCGAGCAGAACCGCGACGCCCAGCTACGCACCTTGCTGGTGCAGGAATATGGCCTCGATCCCGCCCTGATCCAACCGATCCTGCACTACGACGGCACCCCGATCACCGCCCGCTTCATCATCCGCACCATGCGCGACTGCCTCACTCGCACGCTGGGGCAGGAAGAGAGAGCGGCGTGAGTCTTTCACGAGGGCACGAGGGCACGAGGGCACGAGGGCACGTGAAGAGCGCGCCCGATCGGTGCGGTGAATCCAACCGCGAGAGCGGGAATGCCGTCATGACCCTGCGGCATCGCGCCGAAGACCCTGAACCGCGACATGCGTCGCCTCATGCACTCGTGCCCTCGTTCAAGGCCCTCCTGCCCTGCCGCCGATCGATCCCGCACATCCGCGCCGTTCACCGCCTGACCCCGCCATGACCTACCTCGCCAAACCCAAACTCCATCATCCGAGCCTGAAGCCGAACAAGGTTGGCTTCACCCGGCGCGACTACGAGGGCCGGATCAGCACCCTGTGTGCGGGGTGCGGGCATGACTCGATCTCTGCGGCGATCATCCAGGCCTGCTGGGAGCTCGACATCGAGCCGCATCGGGTGGCCAAGCTGTCGGGCATCGGCTGCTCGTCGAAGACCCCGGATTATTTCCTTGGCCAGTCGCACGGCTTCAACACCGTGCACGGGCGCATGCCCTCGGTGCTGACCGGCGCCTACCTCGCCAACAGCGATCTGCTCTACCTCGGCGTGTCGGGCGACGGCGACTCGGCGTCGATCGGTATCGGCCAGTTCGTGCATGCGATGCGGCGCGGCGTGAACATGGTCTACATCGTCGAGAACAATGGCGTTTACGGCCTGACCAAAGGCCAGTTCTCGGCCACCGCAGATGCCGGATCGAAGAGCAAGAAGGGCGTGGTCAACACCGACAGTCCGATCGACCTGGTCGGCCTCGCGCTGCAACTGGGCGCCAGTTACGTCGGGCGCAGTTTCTCCGGCGACAAGGCGCAGCTGGTGCCGCTGATCAAGGGCGCGATCCACCACCGCGGCGCCGCCTTCATCGACGTCATCAGTCCCTGCGTGGCCTTCAACAATCACGCCGGCAGCACCCGCAGCTACGACTACGTGCGCGAGCACAACGAGGCGGTGAACCGCCTCGACGTGATCGAGGGCCGCGCGCCGATCGAAGTGGCGCAGCCGGACGAGGGCATGATCGAAGTGGCGCAGCACGACGGCAGCCTGCTGCGCCTGCGCAGGATTGGCGCCGACTACGACCCGTGCAACCGCATCGGTGCGCTGGACTACATCACCCACCACCATGAGAAGGGCGAGGTGGTGACCGGATTGCTCTACGTGGATCCCGAGGCGGCGGACTTCCACCAGCATCTGAACACCGTGCGCACGCCACTGAACAAGCTGGGCACCGCCGATCTGTGCCCCGGCAGCGCCGCGCTGGCCAAGCTCAACGCCAGCCTGCGCTGAGGCGCCGGCGACGGCTCAAGGCGGCGCCTCGACGCGCTGCCATTCGAAGTCGCCATAGATGCCGCCGTAGGGAATCTGCAGCACCTTCCAGCGCGCGCCGCAGACGCTGCAGTGCACCTCGATGACGGCCGGAAACCGACCGCTCTCGCGATCGATCACGATCTCTGCGAACTTCTCTGGCGGGTCGCCGAGAAAGCCGCGGGGATCCTGGCAGATGCAGGCCATCAATCAGCTCCCATGCCACCAGTCGTGAGGCTAGTGTGGTGTTCCGTAATTAAGTTGAAGAAATTTCGATGAATTTTGCGGCGGGCAAGGCGAGAGGAGGAGTCATAGCAGGGCTATGGCGCGACGAGCAACGCATCGGCGCAAAGGCGCGGAAATAATTCAAGGTAATTACGGAACACCACACTAGCAGACCGGCGCCCGCGCCACCGACTGCGGTCAACGCGCGGCGGCGAACCACCTCGACAGTCCCGACTACCCTTGTCACAATCGATACCGATCCACTCTGCCGCACTTCCGGGAACGCGACGATGAACTGCATCTGTCCGTCTGTACGAGTTCGTCACGGCCTGGTCGCTCTCTGCCTGGCGGGGGCCGCCAGCGCGGAGACAACGGGAGAGCTGCCGATCTACGCCGACGGGTTCGAGGACGCAACCTGTGTTCCGCCCTACGCCACCTTCTTTCCCTTCGAGTGGAGCGATCTGTACCAGCAGCAATGGCCCGGTTACAACAATTCGGTGCGGTTTACCCCGCCGGCACTCTCCTATGTCACGCTGCGCTTCACTGCGGGGCCTGCCGGCCAATTCGGAGAACTGCTCGGCACCCCCGTCCCACCGGGCGCCAATAGCCTGGGCCTGGTGTCCATTTCGCGGACGCCAGGGTGCTTCGATCCTGCCTACACCGGCGCGCGCTGCATTTCGGAACTCGCCCAGATCCAGAGCGTGACCTGGACCACCGGCAGCAGCCCGTTCCGCTGCGAACTGGTGCCCGGCCAGACCTACTACGTCAACCTCACGCTGGGAGGCAATCAGGGCCCGGGGCCGTACTGCCCGCGCGAACAGGAGCAATGCATCCTGGAGCTTGGGCAGTACCTGAACTGATACCTGGGCGGCGCGCGATCAATGCTGGGGGTTCCATTGGTGAGGATGTCGATGCCCAGCCCAGGTCGGCGGATGCTGGAAGACCATGCCCCGTGCGCGCCGTGAGCGATTGCGCGCGACTCCTCGGCCTGTTTCTGGCGAGTTCCCTGCTGCTTTCGATGCCCTCCCTTGCGTGCAGCCCGGCTGCCTTCCCCGAACAGGCATTGCGCGATGGCGGCGTCGGCATGCGCATGGTGGTCATCGGCGAAGTGATCTCGATCCGGGCCTCCGGGCGCCTGGACGCGCTGCGCCAGCACCGGGCAGCGATGCAGCGCCACGCGATCGAAGCGCAGGCTCCCCCTGACAACGTCCCCTCCGCGTCCGGCGCGCCACCGCCCCCGCCGGTCGAGATGGTGATGGCACCCACACTCGCCGCGTCGGCCGATCCCCAGATCCAGGTCGAGCTGTTTGTCTACGAACGCCTGAAGGGCGAGGCCCCGGAGACCCTGATGGTGCCTGCCGGCGGCCAATGCGGCCAGGTTCCCCGGGTGGGCCAGCATGTGCTGGCGATGGTTTCGCAGGCGGGCCCAACGCACCTGATGCTCGGTCCCGGCCTGACGCCGTTCGCCCCGTCCTGGCTGGAGGAGGTACGCCGCTGCATGCGCGGGGGCTGTACACCGTGATGCCGGTGGCCGCCGCGCCCTGAACACCCCCGAACTGATCGTCGTGGCCCCGGTGTTCGAGGATGTCGCGGCGGCCAGCAGGCGCAGCGCATGGTGGTGATGGACTCGGACAGGAAGGATGTGCCGGCGGCGGCGCCTGCCTTCAGGTGTTGCGGCGGATGGCGTTGCGCCGGGAGTGGGAGCCGATTGCCCGGGCATCGATGGGCCAGCACCTCTGGCAGGGAAATGAGGGTTGCCTTGCCCTCCCTGTTTTCGAGGCAGGCGCTTTGCCAGGAATGATGGGGCGGATTGCGGCTTCGGGATTCTGGATTCTGGCCTTAAGATCAAGAGCAAGAGCGTTTCGGCCTGGCGGCCGAAACGCATTTGCTTGTGAAGCGAGAAGCGAGAAGCGAGAGCCGAGAGGCGAGAGGCGAGAGGCGAGAGGCGAGAGGCAAAGATCGCGGGCAAAGCCCGCTCCCACATAGCCAATAGCCCAAGAACCCAACAGGCCACTGCGCCATGATCGATGCGACCCACTTGATCACGGGGAGCACCCGCCCGAGGAGGGCAAGACCCTCGATCTTGGCCCCGATCAATCCCCCTACGCCCAAACGAGCTAGGATGAGGTCATCCACCCACCGCGAGGTGCCGCCATGTATCGACACATCCTGGTCCCGATCGACGGCTCCGAGCTGTCGCAGCGCGCCACCGCGACCGCCATCGAGCTGGCCAAGCGCGTAGGCGCGAAGCTCACCGGCATCTACGCGGTGCCGGAGTACATTCCACCGGTGGACGCGATGGTCCCGGTCTACCAGTTTCCGTCGCCGAACGAGTACGTGAAGCAGGCCGCGGTGGAGGCCGAACTGGTGCTCAAGGACTTCATCGCGGCCTGCACTGCGGCGGGCGTCGACCATGCGACGACGCATGGCATCGACAGCCACCCGTGGAAGCTGATCCTGGCGACGGCCAAACAACTCGGATGCGACCTGATCTGCATGTCCTCGCACGGCCGGCGCGGGATCGCAGCGCTGATCCTTGGCAGCGAGACGCAGAAAGTGCTGACGCACAGCGAGTTGCCGGTGCTGGTGGTCCGCTGACTCAGCAGTCCAGCGCATGACGGCAGCCGATTTCACCCTGGACGATGCGCAGGGCGTGCTGCGCCTGGTGGGCGACTGGACGGTCGCCGGGCTGCCGGCGATGGAGCGGCGCACCCAGCACCTGCATGCCGGTGGCGATCACCGGCCAGCGCGGGTGGATGCCAGCGGCCTGACCGCACTCGACACGGCCGGGGCGCTGCTGCTGATCCAGCGCTGGCTGGGACGCGCACCTTGGCCGCCGATCGATGGCCTGCGCAGCGCCGACCACGACCTCCTGAATCTCGTCGGCGAGCGCATCGCCGCCCCGCGGATGAAGAAACGCAAACCTTTTGGCCTGCTGCCGATGCTGGAGCGCGCCGGGGTGGCCACCGAGTTCGCCTGGATGCAGCTCAAGCTGCTGCTGGGCTTCTTCGGCCAGACGCTGACCACCGCGCTGGCGATCGCTGCAGGGCGACAAAAACTGCGCTGGACCAGCGCGGTGCACCACATGGAGCGCGCGGGCCTGGATGCGGTGCCGATCGTCTGCCTGCTGAGCTTCCTGGTCGGCGCGGTGGTGGCTTTCCTCGGCGCCACGGTGCTGGCGGATTTTGGCGCCCAGGTGTTCACCGTGGAGCTGGTGAGCTTTTCGTTCATGCGCGAGTTCGGCGTGCTGCTGACCGCGATCATGATCGCCGGGCGCTCGGGCAGCGCCTACACCGCCGAGATCGGCATGATGCGGGCGCGCGAGGAAATCGACGCAATCCGTGCGCTCGGGCTCGACCCGATGGAACTGCTGGTGATTCCGCGGGTGCTGGCGCTGCTGGTGGTGATGCCGGTGCTGAGCTTCCTCGCGGTGCTCTCCGGCATCATCGGCGGCGCGCTGGTCGGCGGCACCGAGCTCGGAATCTCGCCGGGCCTGTTCCTGGCGCGGATGCAGGAAACCGCGGAACTCCGCCATCTCCTGGTCGGTCTTTCGAAGGCGCCATTGTTCGCGATCATCATCGCGCTGGTGGGCTGCCTGGAGGGCCTCAAGGTGCAGGCCAGCGCTGAATCGGTCGGGCGCCACACGACGTCCTCGGTGGTGCAATCGATCTTCCTGGTCATCCTGGTGGATGCCATCGCAGCGATCTTCTTCATGGAGATGGACCTGTGAGCGAGGTGGTGATGAGCGTGCGCGGCCTGACCAACCGTTTCGGCGCGCAGACGGTGCACGAGAACCTGGACCTCGACATCCACAAGGGCGGCGTGCTCGGGATCATCGGCGGTTCCGGCGCGGGCAAGAGCGTGCTGATGCGCTCGATCCTCGGCCTGCAGCCCTACCAGGCCGGGCGCGTGTGGTGGTTCGGACAGGAGGTGGCGCAGCTGCCGGAGGCCGACCGCCGTGCGCTGGAACGGCGCATCGGCGTGATGTTCCAGGACGGCGCGCTGTTCTCCTCGCTGACCGTGTTGGAGAACGTGATGGTACCGCTGAAAGAGCACAGCCAGCTCGACGAGCATTTCATCGCCGAAGTGGCGCGGCTGAAGATCGCGCTGGTTGGACTGCCACCGGATGCGGCCGACAAATACCCCGAGGCGCTGTCCGGCGGCATGCGCAAGCGCGCCGGGCTGGCGCGGGCACTGGCGCTCGACCCGGAGATCCTGTTCTTCGACGAACCGACCAGCGGTCTGGACCCGATCGGCGCGGCGGCCTTCGACGAGCTGATCTCCACCCTGCACCAGGCGCTGCACCTGACCGTGATCCTGATCACCCACGACCTCGACAGCGTCTACCGCATCTGCGAGAAGATCGCGGTGCTGGCCGACCGCCACGTGATCGCGGTGGATGCGCCCGAAACCGTGCAACAGATGGACCATCCGTGGATCCGCGAGTGCTTCCAGGGCCCGCGCGCACGCATGGCGTACACTCAGGCGCGCACGCTCGCCGCGGTGTCGCCATGAGCGTCCTTTCACTTTTCACTTTTCACTTTTCACGGCCCTGATGGAAACCCGCGCCCACCACGTCCTGATCGGAGCCTTCGTGTTGCTGACCCTGCTCGGCGGGCTGCTGTTCTCGCTGTGGGTGGCCAAGGTCAACCTGGATGCGGAGTTCGACGAGTACGACGTGCTTTTCCGTGAGACCGTGACCGGGCTGACCAAGGGCGCGGCGGTCAATTTCAACGGCATCCAGGTCGGTGAGGTACGCCGGCTGACGCTGGACAAGGCGGATGCGGCGAATGTGCTCGCGCGGGTGCGGGTGGACGCGGCGACACCGATCCGCAGCGACACCTCGGCGCGCCTGACCTACACCGGGCTGACCGGGGTGGCGATCATCGAACTGGTGGCGGGCAAGCCGGATGCACCGCCCGCCGAGCCGCCCGAGGGC
Encoded proteins:
- a CDS encoding universal stress protein; the encoded protein is MYRHILVPIDGSELSQRATATAIELAKRVGAKLTGIYAVPEYIPPVDAMVPVYQFPSPNEYVKQAAVEAELVLKDFIAACTAAGVDHATTHGIDSHPWKLILATAKQLGCDLICMSSHGRRGIAALILGSETQKVLTHSELPVLVVR
- a CDS encoding 2-oxoacid:ferredoxin oxidoreductase subunit beta, which encodes MTYLAKPKLHHPSLKPNKVGFTRRDYEGRISTLCAGCGHDSISAAIIQACWELDIEPHRVAKLSGIGCSSKTPDYFLGQSHGFNTVHGRMPSVLTGAYLANSDLLYLGVSGDGDSASIGIGQFVHAMRRGVNMVYIVENNGVYGLTKGQFSATADAGSKSKKGVVNTDSPIDLVGLALQLGASYVGRSFSGDKAQLVPLIKGAIHHRGAAFIDVISPCVAFNNHAGSTRSYDYVREHNEAVNRLDVIEGRAPIEVAQPDEGMIEVAQHDGSLLRLRRIGADYDPCNRIGALDYITHHHEKGEVVTGLLYVDPEAADFHQHLNTVRTPLNKLGTADLCPGSAALAKLNASLR
- a CDS encoding ABC transporter ATP-binding protein, with the translated sequence MSVRGLTNRFGAQTVHENLDLDIHKGGVLGIIGGSGAGKSVLMRSILGLQPYQAGRVWWFGQEVAQLPEADRRALERRIGVMFQDGALFSSLTVLENVMVPLKEHSQLDEHFIAEVARLKIALVGLPPDAADKYPEALSGGMRKRAGLARALALDPEILFFDEPTSGLDPIGAAAFDELISTLHQALHLTVILITHDLDSVYRICEKIAVLADRHVIAVDAPETVQQMDHPWIRECFQGPRARMAYTQARTLAAVSP
- a CDS encoding ABC transporter permease, with protein sequence MTAADFTLDDAQGVLRLVGDWTVAGLPAMERRTQHLHAGGDHRPARVDASGLTALDTAGALLLIQRWLGRAPWPPIDGLRSADHDLLNLVGERIAAPRMKKRKPFGLLPMLERAGVATEFAWMQLKLLLGFFGQTLTTALAIAAGRQKLRWTSAVHHMERAGLDAVPIVCLLSFLVGAVVAFLGATVLADFGAQVFTVELVSFSFMREFGVLLTAIMIAGRSGSAYTAEIGMMRAREEIDAIRALGLDPMELLVIPRVLALLVVMPVLSFLAVLSGIIGGALVGGTELGISPGLFLARMQETAELRHLLVGLSKAPLFAIIIALVGCLEGLKVQASAESVGRHTTSSVVQSIFLVILVDAIAAIFFMEMDL